The Panthera tigris isolate Pti1 chromosome A1, P.tigris_Pti1_mat1.1, whole genome shotgun sequence region TTGCTCCTAAAATCAGGATCAGGACTTTGCTAAATTTTTCCTTCACAGATCCTCCCCCTCAGACCCCAGGGCAAGGCCCATCAAGTCACCTGCTGTCAGCTGCTCCAGCTGGAAACGAATTTgggagctgggccctggggtTCAACCTGTTCTTGGTTTCCCTCAATCTATGTGAAATCTTTCAGACATTCTCAGAACCTCATCTAGGACAGCTTTATGGTCAAGTGCATGGTATACTCAGGTTGAAATCATCCACTGTCTTGCTggttctctgagtctcagtttccttatctgtaaagtagggGTCATAACCATCCTTACCTCACAAGGTGGCAGTGAGGGTTAAATGAGGCGGTCACATGAATAGCATCTGGTATGCAGTAAGTGCTAAATAAGGGTTACTTATCATTGTCATCATTCAGAGCTGAATCTTGGCACCAACtggagaaattgaggctcagagaaaggcaGTGAATTTTTATCAGTGCTTGGCCAGCGGTCAGAATTCTGGTGCTCTGGGCCTGACTCCTCTTTAGCAGCACCCACCTCACTGCACACTCACCTGTTGCCCGTTTTCCAGAAGCGCATAGACGCTGTTGGTGTAAACCCGGCCCTTGATGCCAGCACGGTCAGCGCTTTGCTGGGGCAGCTCATACAGGAAGCGAATGTTGGGGTCGGCCACACTCATGTCATCAGGCACTCCACAGTCCAGTGGGAAAAGGATATGCAGCCGATGGCTCCCTGTGCCCCGTAGTATGTTGTTGTGCAGCTGATTGCAAGTGAGTACCCGGGCCGGGAGCCCTGGGGTGGAAAGGCCCGAGAGGTCATTCCTACTAACCCTGTCTGCCACCTGACCCGGGATAGAGACCAGGTCATTGGTCCCCTCAATGTGCGGGTTCAAGAGAACGAAGGGTCCAGTCCACTTGCATTGTGCAGGAACCAGGAGGGGCGGAGCATTCAGGAAcgctttccttctctccctccacccccaccacctctctctcGCCTCACTTGTCCTTTGTCCAGATTTCTGGGCCTGCCCCACTCCTTCCCACCACAGCTTTTAGGGCTTTGAGAGGCAGGAAGAGCCCTGGGAGGTTACATTGCCAGCATTTCCAGCTGCACGGAGTCTGGCCCTATCTCCAGACGTGTTTCCTAGCAGAAGCCCTGGTGACAAGGGCAGATAGCAGTGAGATACGGGAGAACCATGGTCTGGGCCAGCAAGTCAGAAGAAATAAGACCTGACACATGGGCTCACAGTTGGAGAGGTCAAGCGTCCAGGCTctggacagacctgggttcaaatcctgtctcctcctctcacTAAGCCATGTGACTTTGGAGAAGTCTCTTCACCTCGCAGAACCACaattttcttatctctaaaaCAGGAATGttgcaggcgcctgggtggctcagtcggttaagtgtccgacttcggctcaggtcatgatctcacagttcgtgggtttgagccccatatcaggctctatgctgacagctcggagcctggagcctgcttcggattctgtgtctccctctctctctgctcctcccctgatctcACTCtgtcactgtgtctctcaaaaataaataaacattaaaaaaataagataaaataaaacagggatgTTGGTTATTCGTTGCCCACAGGGTAtgaattaaaaggcaaaatgCACATGAAGGACACAAAGCATGCAGTAAATATTCACTGGAAGAATTCATGGTTAATGAGGGAGAAGTCACTTTTCCCATGGTTAACAAGGGAGAAGGAGTATGGCTCTAAGTGCCATACTCCTTCCTGTAAATCAGACATAATAACATCCTTCATACCTACAGAATTGCTCTGGGAATCAAATGATTTGTTAGGAAtaaaagtctttgaaaaatacAGCAAGTTCTAGAAACACAAGAGGTTTTATGTCTAATTGTATGTCTTAGAGACCTagagagaggggcatagagaatgACTCACCTGGCAGGATCAGCCGCAGGTACCCAATGTAATATGACCATGCCAGCCCATGGGCCAcgttgaaattctttttttcacagACTGCAGAGACCTCAGCTGGGGCTAGGCCCTAGACAGCAGTACAGGGCAAGGAGGCCTCCATGAAGGGTAACTGGAGCCCTCCTCCTCAAGAAGATTTCCCAATCTGCTGTCAACTTACTTCCTTCTCTGCCATTGCCAGACCCACTGTTGCAGACATTATAGGCTCTACTCTAAGGACCAACCTCTAAACTAATCCCACTCCCAGTGCTGAGGTCAGAGTAGGTCATACTAGCTGCAGCCTCCATTCGGCTAcaccctccacctctctctgtgtcttaccTGGAGGTCCAGGAGGATGTTCAATGCCTGTGAGAGGCCCAGGAGGGCAAGCATCCAAGTGAAGGGCAGGTCTGTGCTGGGGAGAGTGCTGTAGAAATAACAGGACAGCAGCAGCAGGGCCCCACTGCGAACGGGGCTGCCCAGGCAAGCCTTCATAGCTCTCCAGTAGCTGCCCTGGTACCTGCAGGTAACAGTCAAGCCCCAGgctccagcccagctcagccagaGAGATTCAAGGAGGGGCAGGGTCGGGGGTCAAGGGAGTGAGACACACTGGGTGCCCAGTCACCACGGGTAATAGAGTCACCTGGAGTGGAGGTGACACAGCTCCTCAGTCAGATGGCAGACCCCCGTGAACAGCAGTCCCAGCTGCAGGGAGGCCAGGTGGAGCACCAGCCATCGGAGAGTATGGTCCGGGGACTCCCCCAGGCTCCAAAGGGCTGCCAGGCAGACTGCCAACAGGATCAAAGCCGCCTTCTGGGCCCCCATGCCCCTGGGCCTTGGGATGGATGGGTGCAGGCTAGTGCGGGGCATCTGTGGGCACCAAGAAACCCACTGTTGTTACCCTCTCACTCCCCTACCACTTTGGGATAGCTTCCTTTCTCCCTGGTGCCCAGCCAGAGCCAGAGGCTGCTCTTTGAGAAGCCTCTAGGACAGGCCGGACATACAGCATCCCAGAGCTCCAGTCTAGGAGAGACTTACTGAAAACGGAGCAGGGAGACAAGTGcatgtgcccccccaccccggcaacACACACACCATACCCAACCCTGTGACACGACAGGAGTAGTGAAGAAAGAAAGCAGCAACCGTCCCAGACCCAGACCTGAAAGTGTCCTGTGAGGTGCCACCCACCTAGAGACTGTTGGGGACCTGGACTTCCCTCTTTCCAAAATCCACCCCAGGGGAGACTTTAGTCAGCAAAGGTGACACCGCAGTTCAAGGGGTGCAGGCAGGGCAGCCAGAAGACTTCCACCCAGCTCTGGCTCTCGGGGGCCTCAGCCTCGGAGCCCTTGCTCCACTGTTCCTGATCCTACCTACCTTCTACCTCCGAAACCCCAGGCTGTTTCTGGAAGATGACAGGGAAAGAAAGCCTGGTGAAATGGCTCCCAGCGATAAAGGCCAGCCTTTCTGGGTACAGCCTGAAAACGAAACATTAAAAACCAATCATAACTTTTTCCACAGCGCTCCAGCCCTGGCGTCTTGCCAGACCACAGCTTAGGGGAGGAGGGTATTTCCGGCtccccagggaaggaggaagggcccCAATAAGCCATGCCCCAGTCTTGACATGGGGAGGTAAGCTTGCAAAGGCCCTTGTTCCATTGCCCTTTGCTACCCCCGAACCGAAGGTGTGCACAAACCCGTTACAGTCCCCCGTGGCCACAACCCTGACCACCTCGAGCCCTCATGATCAAACACCCTCTACCAACACCCAGGCAGGACTCCATGCGACCAGACTGACACTCCCAGACACACTACACCATGCTGCCCTGcctgattatttttattctgatttccaGATGAAGATCCTCTTTTTCTGAAGACTGTGATatcaggaaggaggtggggagaatgAACAGTTATTTCCCGTAATGACAGCCTTTCTAGTAAAGGGCTTTATGGCAGCAGAAAGCCCACAGGGGAGTGGAGTTTTGGCTCTCCACAGGAAGCAGCCACGCCTATGACTTCTCAGAGAGAACCCTGCAGTTCCAGCCAAAAAAGCAGTCAAGTGGAATCTCAtcgacatcatcatcatcataaggTATTCACCATGCAccagatattatgctaagtgttacatatattatttacttaatcCACTGAGCAACCCTGTCAGGTAGGTATAATACTattccccattttgcagacgggTAATCTGAGGCTCAGTGTGGTGAATTGCTTGCTCTGTGCCTTGATTTCATGAGAAGGGATAGAAGATTGACCAGGACCAAGTTTCATGCTTAAGATTTCCCCTGGGGTGGCAGAGGGAGTGTCTCAGGGCTGCTCTCTCGCAAACTGATAAGCTGATTTGATTTGAGGATGGCGCAGACCTCAGGAGTGGGATTGGGGGGCACCCACAGAGGGGCAGCAGTGTATTCCTGCCCAGGTCAGAGAGTCTGCGCCTGGACCCTTCCCCACATCGCAACCGGAAACAAGATGACACCCCACATTCATACATGACACTGGCCTCCCAGGAACAAGGAGGTTTCCTAAAAATTCTTGTTTGTGAAAATCACTTCCTACAAATGGAGGAATTCCTTAAACCTTCTCTTCCCTGTAAGTGGCTCACAAAAGGGCCCTGTGAGGTGAGCAAGGACTCAGCTGCTTCAAAACCAGAGAAAATGAAGGGTGCCCAGAAGAAGGCCTGAGCAGAGCCCTCCCAGAGCACAGCTTCACACCTGTCCCAAGAGTCAGCTGTGCCCAGCAACCTGTTCCCCCAGGCTGCCCAAGACCCACCCCTCCCAGGGGTCACCCGCCACCAGCTCTGCGCCTCCACACTGGTCATCGCTTCCCCCGCACCTGTTCTTCATCCCACCCCTTCTGCTGGAGGAAGTTCCTCCATTTGATAGGCCAGGTTGGCACTATGCATCATAAGCCTTAAAAAACACGTGTGATTGTGGACGTAGCAATCCACTTCCAGGAACCCTTTGTCAAGGAATAATCAGACAAGTGCACAAAAATGcccatttttttcatatgttcatagcagtgttgtttacatggagaaaaactgaaagttATCTAAATGCCCAACAGTTGAGGACTTGTTAACTAAATTGTGATTCACCTTACAATAGAAGGTTGGGCAGCCTCTAAAAATGATgatgtaattttgtatttattgaccCTGAAACAGgcttattatatatttcttactgGAAAAAAGCAGCATACAGGACAGTTAATCGCATTTTAAGAAACTTACTTTGCATGACAAAAGGTGTGGAAGCACATAGTTCAAAATGCTAACAATGATTACTCTATACAGTAGGAATGTAGgtgatttttagtgtatttttcccTGTTTGCTCATTATGTTTACTTGGGTTTCTTTTCCCAATGTGGAACATGTATTGGTTGTTTCCTGCTTCAAGTatgctttaaaaggaaaaaaatcccagcaTTGCCTCAGGGCCTATGGGATAGGATTGCTGGAGAATATGTCAGGCCCGGTCCTGTTGTCGTGACATGCACAGCAGGGCAAGGCAGTGGGTCTTATGCAACTGCACCAGCAATTAACTACAGCTGCAGAGGGGGAGGGTGggcttctgttctttttctgaagGGAACCTGGAATACCCAAATCTAGACTTCCAGGAAGAAATGCCATTTCAGCTGAGCTTGGAAGGAGCAAGGGAAGAATGGTGGAGAGGAGTGCCGGTGAAGAGCATTCTGATAGAGCAGCTGGTGCGAAAGCCCTGGGGTGGGCAAGACTTTGGTCCATGGAAGAACAGAGAGATGGCTGGAGTAGCTGGAGCACGAGATCATGTTGGGGTTCTgaattagtttcctagggctactGTATCGAAGCACTATAAATgtggtggcttagaacaacaacaagagttttttaaattttatttatttatttattttatttattgagagagagaaagagagggtctgagcaggggagggacagagagagagagagggagagagagagaatcctaagcaggctttacactgtcagcgcagagcccgatgcagggctccatcacccaaaccgtgagatcttgaactgagctgaaatcaagagttggatgtttagtcagctgagccacccaggcaccccccaaaaacagaaatttgttaaacagaaatttattcacagttctagaagctggaagtgTGCAATGGCAGGGCCATGCTTCCTCTGAAGTCTCTAGATAAGGATCTTTTCTTGCCTCTGCCCCCTTCTGgtgccccacccacccacccgccgTCCGGGCATTCCTCGGTTTGCAGCTGCAACCgttcagtctctgcctctgtcacagGGTGTTCTTCACCCGTGTGCCTCTGTCTTCACCTTGcatctcctcttataaggacaccagtcctgttGGTTGGGGCCCACCCTGATGACTTCATcctaacttgattacatctgcaaggaCACTATCTTCCAGGTACTGggaggttaagacttcaacatatctttttggaggacacaattcaacccataacagggTCAGTGGTGTAAGAAGGGGATGGGAGAATGGGTCTGTGACCGGGGCCTCGGGGCCTATGGCGTGTCACAACAGCTGTATGCATGGGATCTTCCTCACCACTTCCTCTGTTCTGACAGAGACCTCGAAGCTCTTCTGGGCTGACCATCTGGCATCCAAGGCGGAAGCCAAGGGTCAAAGCAGGGAAGTTAGGCCCAAGTTGCTGGCTGCCTGGCTCACAGGTTGCTGCCCTCAGGCCAGTGTTTCAGAGCGTAGCATTCTGCTCCACAGTCGCCCTTCTCTTAGGGCCTCCTCCTCACTTCCTGGTAGTTGCTGCTTCCCTCCAGACACTCCACAAGTGCTTGTCTGGGCCGGCACTATGTGTTTCTATTTCTAGCCCCGTTACAGTTCCCATGGACCTTGTCATCAGTGTTCCCGGGAGAGAAATAAACCCCTAAACACTCATTCAGGGGACCCTGAGCctgggacagagtgtgagtgggattGGAAGGCCTCTGGCTTCTGAGGTTGCCCACACAATCCCTTTCATGTGGAAAGGTCCTGGAATCCTGCTAGGATAAGGATGACAtggggtcatatggtaactctatgtttaactttttaagaaccAGCAGACGAGTTTCCAAAGTGGCTGggctattttgcattcccaccagcaatgcatgagggttctaatttctctacattctAGCCTATACTTGTTTCTTATctatctttttgattatagccatcctagtaggtgtgaagtagtatctcgttatggttttgatttacatttccctgatggctaatgatgttgagcatccttttatgtgtttattgccaTCGTATATCTTTTgcaagaaatgtctattcatatcctttgcccatttttaaaattaggttgttggtctttttattataataataatgtattattgtaattatcataagagttatatatatattctagatgcAAGTCCCTTTTCAGATATGTGCTTTGCAGAAAATTTCCCCTAttctatgggttgtcttttcactttctttgcgGTGTCCTTATATCACAAAGTTATTAACTTTGATGAAATCTAAGtatctatcttttcttttgtcacttgtcCCTTTGGTACTATATCTAAGAAGCCATTGCCTCATCAAGGTCACCAAGGTTCAAACCTatgagcacctgggtagctcagttggctaagcatatggcttcagctcaggtcatgatctcatggtttgtgagttcaagccctgatttgggctgtcagcgcagagcccgctttggatcctctgttcccttctctctctgccccttgccccgcctctctttctctctctgtcaaaaataaataaacattaagaaaaaatttttaaaaacaacaacaaagattcgaacctatgtttccttctaagaatttaatagttttggctcttacatttaggtctttggtccattttgaattttttggatGTGGTTTGAGTGAGGGGGTCAcagtcattcttttgcatgtagatatccagttgtcccagcaccatttgttgataagactgtctttctccattgaattgttttGGCACCACTGGCAAAAATCGATCGACCAGGaatatgagattttttttgtgAATTCTCAGTTCTTTTCCATCGATCTGGAaggtctatccttatgccagttcATACCATcgtgattactatagctttgtagtaagttttgaaatcaggaagtatgaatcctccaactttgatcttctttttcaaggttattttggctattctgggacCCATAAgtttccatacgaattttaggatcaCCTTGTCAACTTCTGCAAGGATGCCAGCTGAAATTTTGacaaggattgcactgaatctataggtCAATTTGAGGAGTAttaccatctcttttttttttcttaatgtttgtgtttatttatttagagagacagcatgcagtgttggagtaggggcagagagagagggggagagagaatcccaagcaggctccagactgtcagcgcagagtctgatgcagagctcagtctctgaaccatgagatcaggacttgagccgaaatcaagcattGAAAACTTAACCAGctgggccccccaggcacccctctattctGCTTTTTCACTAAGGAAATATCATAGGCATATTTGTGggtcaataaaaataaagtcacatcATAATTTTTGGTGTGTGCCCAGTATTCTTTAGTATAGAATCATGAATCATGATTGAAGCAGCCACCTGTTATTGGGCCCttagattctttaaaatttttctctaagaaaCTTTGCAATGAACATAATGAGGTGCATCTTTGtgtgctttcttttctgattattaGGAGCGATTCTCAGAAGTGGGATTGAGGGGTCAAAGATTATGTGTATTTTTCGAGCTTCTGATGGACAGTACCAAAAGGCTCACTACATGTAAGCTGTTTGCTTTAGaagcaaaatagagaaaaatgagcaaataggTAGCAACCCAAA contains the following coding sequences:
- the STING1 gene encoding stimulator of interferon genes protein isoform X2; its protein translation is MFRFQAVPRKAGLYRWEPFHQAFFPCHLPETAWGFGGRRYQGSYWRAMKACLGSPVRSGALLLLSCYFYSTLPSTDLPFTWMLALLGLSQALNILLDLQGLAPAEVSAVCEKKNFNVAHGLAWSYYIGYLRLILPGLPARVLTCNQLHNNILRGTGSHRLHILFPLDCGVPDDMSVADPNIRFLYELPQQSADRAGIKGRVYTNSVYALLENGQQAGICVLEYATPLQTLFAMSQDGRAGFSREDRLEQAKLFCRILEDILADTPECQNNCRLIVYQEPAEGSNFSLSQEILRHLRQEEREVTVGSVGTSMVRNPSVLSQEPNLLISDMEQPLPLRTDVF
- the STING1 gene encoding stimulator of interferon genes protein isoform X1, whose product is MPRTSLHPSIPRPRGMGAQKAALILLAVCLAALWSLGESPDHTLRWLVLHLASLQLGLLFTGVCHLTEELCHLHSRYQGSYWRAMKACLGSPVRSGALLLLSCYFYSTLPSTDLPFTWMLALLGLSQALNILLDLQGLAPAEVSAVCEKKNFNVAHGLAWSYYIGYLRLILPGLPARVLTCNQLHNNILRGTGSHRLHILFPLDCGVPDDMSVADPNIRFLYELPQQSADRAGIKGRVYTNSVYALLENGQQAGICVLEYATPLQTLFAMSQDGRAGFSREDRLEQAKLFCRILEDILADTPECQNNCRLIVYQEPAEGSNFSLSQEILRHLRQEEREVTVGSVGTSMVRNPSVLSQEPNLLISDMEQPLPLRTDVF